In Pseudomonas sp. MTM4, one genomic interval encodes:
- a CDS encoding isocitrate lyase, whose translation MSAYQNDIKAVAALKEVAGSSWSAINPESVARMRAQNRFKTGLEIAQYTADIMRKDMAEYDADSSVYTQSLGCWHGFIGQQKLISIKKHLKTTNKRYLYLSGWMVAALRSEFGPLPDQSMHEKTAVSDLIEELYTFLRQADSRELDLLFTALDAAREAGDSGKAAEIQNQIDNYETHIVPIIADIDAGFGNPEATYLLAKRMIEAGACCIQIENQVSDEKQCGHQDGKVTVPHADFLAKIAAVRYAFLELGIDNGVIVARTDSLGAGLTKQIAVTKEPGDLGDLYNSFLDCEEITEAELGNGDVVIKREGKLLRPKRLPSNLFQFRKGTGEARCVLDCITSLQNGADLLWIETEKPHVGQIAAMVNEIRKTIPDAKLVYNNSPSFNWTLNFRQQVFDAMVAEGKDVSAYDRAKLMSVEYDETELAQVADEKIRTFQKDGSVHAGIFHHLITLPTYHTAALSTDNLAKGYFAEEGMLAYVKGVQRQELRQGIACVKHQNMAGSDIGDNHKEYFAGEAALKASGKDNTMNQFH comes from the coding sequence ATGTCCGCTTATCAAAACGACATCAAGGCCGTTGCCGCTCTGAAAGAAGTAGCTGGAAGCAGCTGGAGCGCTATCAACCCTGAATCCGTTGCTCGTATGCGTGCTCAGAACCGTTTCAAGACCGGTCTGGAGATTGCTCAGTACACCGCAGACATCATGCGCAAGGACATGGCTGAGTATGATGCCGATTCGTCCGTTTACACCCAATCGCTGGGTTGCTGGCATGGCTTCATCGGTCAGCAGAAACTGATCTCCATCAAGAAGCACCTGAAGACCACCAACAAGCGCTACCTCTACCTCTCCGGCTGGATGGTTGCCGCGCTGCGCTCCGAGTTCGGCCCGCTGCCGGATCAGTCGATGCACGAGAAGACTGCCGTCTCCGACCTGATCGAGGAGCTGTACACCTTCCTGCGTCAGGCTGATAGCCGCGAACTGGATCTGCTGTTCACCGCCTTGGACGCCGCTCGCGAAGCTGGCGACAGCGGCAAAGCAGCGGAAATCCAGAACCAGATCGACAACTACGAAACTCACATCGTCCCGATCATTGCCGATATCGACGCCGGCTTCGGTAACCCGGAAGCCACCTACCTGCTGGCCAAGCGCATGATCGAAGCAGGCGCCTGCTGCATCCAGATCGAGAACCAGGTTTCGGATGAGAAGCAGTGTGGCCACCAGGACGGCAAAGTGACCGTTCCCCACGCCGACTTCCTCGCCAAAATCGCGGCCGTTCGCTACGCGTTCCTCGAGCTGGGTATCGACAACGGCGTAATCGTTGCGCGTACCGACTCCTTGGGTGCCGGCCTGACCAAGCAGATCGCCGTGACCAAAGAGCCCGGAGACCTGGGCGACCTGTACAACTCCTTCCTGGATTGCGAAGAAATCACCGAAGCCGAACTGGGCAACGGCGACGTCGTGATCAAGCGCGAAGGCAAGCTGTTACGTCCGAAGCGTCTACCGTCCAATCTGTTCCAGTTCCGCAAGGGCACGGGTGAGGCACGCTGCGTACTGGATTGCATCACTTCGCTGCAGAACGGCGCCGACCTACTGTGGATCGAAACCGAGAAGCCGCACGTTGGGCAAATCGCGGCCATGGTCAATGAAATCCGCAAGACCATTCCGGATGCCAAGCTGGTTTACAACAACAGCCCGTCGTTCAACTGGACTCTGAACTTCCGTCAGCAGGTGTTCGATGCCATGGTTGCCGAAGGCAAGGACGTTTCCGCCTACGACCGCGCCAAGCTGATGAGCGTGGAGTATGACGAAACCGAACTGGCCCAGGTAGCTGACGAGAAGATCCGCACCTTCCAGAAGGACGGTTCCGTCCACGCCGGTATCTTCCACCACCTGATCACGCTGCCGACTTACCACACCGCTGCGCTGTCGACCGACAATCTGGCCAAAGGGTACTTCGCAGAAGAAGGCATGCTGGCCTACGTCAAGGGCGTTCAGCGTCAGGAACTGCGCCAGGGCATCGCCTGCGTCAAGCACCAGAACATGGCTGGCTCCGACATTGGCGACAACCACAAGGAGTACTTCGCTGGCGAAGCGGCTCTGAAGGCAAGCGGTAAAGACAACACCATGAACCAGTTCCACTAA